ACCCGATGGGAGTGCTGCGGCGCCAGAAACCTAGTTCCTGGTCGATGAACTGCTGCCGAGTCATCACGCGCACGTCGTCGGGTAGCGTGGCCTGCAGCGTCGCGAGCGCTTCGTGCTCGCGCACGCCGGGCTTGAGTTTAAGCAGGCCGACGTCGACGTCGGCGAGCTTGTCGCGCCGCGCGCCGGGAACGGTAAACAGGCGGCGGTACTCGTCGGTGCTGACGATCACGTTGCCGTCGTTAGCGAAATCGGTCCCCAGATCGAACAGGCCGACGACGCGCGTGGCATGGTCGGAAAGCTCGACTCTGTCGCCCACCCGCGGCTCGCCGTAATCCTCTTTCGAGCGACGGTCCATCAACAGCGTGCCGGGGACTTGCAACGCCGCGGCGGCCTCGGCCTCGATGGGCAGCACCGGCGCGCGCGGGTCGAACGCCAGCGCGCGGATCGGATGGCCCTGGCCAGTCTCGGGGTTTTTCCAGATCGATTGCCCCGTTTCGATATACAGCGGCCAGGCGGTGACGACGTCGGGGCAACCGAGCGCCTGAGCCAGCCGCCGCCGCGTGAAGGTCTCTTTTACAGAGAGCGTGTATCGGGCACTGCTGATCATCACCAGGTCGGCGTCCAGCATGCGGTGCAGCGCCACCGTGCTGTCGAACAGCGCATTGCGGAATCCCAACTGCATGAACATCAGCACCACGGCGAAACCGATGCCGCACACCGCCACCAGCAGCCGCCGCGGCTCGTGCACGAGGTTCTTCCAGGCCAGTGGTATGCGTTGGTTGGGCATTAGTGGGCGGTAGTCAGTAGTCAGTAGTCAGTAGTCAGTAGTCAGTAGTCAGTAGTCAGTAGTCAGTAGTCAGTAGTCAGTAGTCAGTAGTCAGTAGTCAGTAGTCAGTAGTCGGTAGTCAGTTTGCTCAGAACAAATCGGCGGGGTCGGCCGAGTGGACTTTGGCCAGTGACGCCATGCCCGAGATCGAGCACATGATGATCGACAGCAGTAGCACGCCGGCGGCGCGGCCGAGCGTCATTTCAATGGGGATATGCGTCATGTGTTCGGTCACCCGGTAGAGCAACTCGGCCAAGAGGAAGCCGGGAACAAAGCCCGCCAAAGCTAACATCAAGGCTTGTTCGAGAACGAGGCGCGACAGGTAACGTCGTGGGTAGCCGATCGCCTTCAACGTGGCGTACTCGGCGATGCGGCTGGAAATGTCGCTCGACAAGACCTGGTAAACGATCGCCGTACCAACCAAGAGCGCGACGAAGACGCCGAAGCCGAAGATCACGCCGACCGAAGTCTTGGTCATCCAGTGTCGACGCTCGTGGGCACCTAGCTCGTCGCGCGTGAAAACTTGCACGTCGCGGGGCAGCATCGCGCGCAGGGATTGCGCGACGGCATCGGGCTCTTCGCCCGGCTTGAGCCGCACGAGCCCCAGGCTGATTTCGCTCGGCCGGCGAAACGGCAGCAACCGGCGAAACGTCGAGCGGCTGGCCAACAGCGCCCCATCGGCGCCAAAGCCCGTTCCGAGCGTGAAATCTCCCACGACTTCGACCCGGTGCCGGCCCACTTCGCTCGAGACGCCCTCGTCGAGTGGGCCGAATTCGGAGCGGCTCAAGCGGTCCAGCAGCACGGCGTCCGCTTTCTCCAGTCGCTCTTGTTGATCGAGCACCTCAGGCAACGCAAACACGTGGTCGTGCGGATCGATCGCCATGAGCATGATGCCGCGGCGCTGACCGGTTTCCACGTTGCGCCACAGTTGAAAGCCCACGTCGAGCGCGCCGGTGCCGGCCACTTCGGGCAGCGAAGCCGCTTGCGCCAGGCGTACGCGCTCGATCGTGCCGGCCTTGGCCAGGTGCAGATATTGAGGCGAAGCGAGCAGCAGATCGAAATCCAAGTGGTCGTAGATGCGCGTGGCGGTCTGCCGTACCGAGGCCAGAAAGCCCAATTGCAACAGCACCAGCACCACGGCGAACGCCACGCCCGCCACGGCCACGACCGAGCGGGTTTTCTGGTGCAGCAAGTTCAGCCAGGCGAGTTGCGTTTTCATGCGTTCGGCGCCTGGGCTTGTGCTGCGCCTCGATCCGGGCACGAGCGCGTCACTGGTTTTTCGCTTGTTCGTCGGCCGGAGCGGCGCTCTCCGACGATTCGGTGTCGATCAACACGTCGACTTGAAGATCGACCAGGTCACCGGCCTCGCCGCTCTCATCCAGGCGAATGCGCGCGCGAAGGACGCGGGCGTCGGCCGCGGCGGTGGGATCGAGGCTGACGACCTGGTTCTTGGAAATCGTCTTCCCGACGCTTTCGACCGTGCCCTGGATCGGCGCCGACAGGGCGTCGCTCGTGACCAGCGCCGACTGGCCGGGATGCACGAGGTACACGTCCGTTTCGTAAATCTCGGCCGTGGCATACATTTGCGCGGTGTCGCCCAAGCGCAGAATGGGGCGCGGACCGATGGTTTCGCCCACGCGGGCCAGGATTTCGAGGATACGGCCGTCGCGCGGCGCACGAACGATCGACATTTCCAGCTTTTGCGCCGCGGCCGCCGCTCCTTTCTCGAGCGATTCGAGCTGCGTCGAGCTTTTCACCCGGTCGAGGTTCGCCCGAGCCGTTTGCAGCTTGGCTTTTCCCTCGCGCTCGTGGGCGGCCCGCGACGCGTCGAGCTTTGCCATTTGCGTGCGCGCGCTGTGCAGCTCGGCGCGGGCTTGCTTGACGAGGAGCTCCTGATGTTCTTGCTCTTGTGGCGAGACCGCGGCGCCGGCTCCCGCCAGGCGTTCCTGATCGCGCTGGGCAATCGTTAGATTCGATTCCAGGGCATCGATCTTGGCCGCCAGCGCCGACTTATCCAGATCGGCCACTTGCAGCTCTTCCAGGGCCGCTTCGGCCTCGGCCACCAGTGCTTCGGCATAAGCCCGTTCGGCCTGGCCGCGCGCTCGGGCCTCGGCCAGTTGGGTCTCGGCCAATTGTTGTTCGCTTTGCCGCAGGGGGTAGCTGCTCAGGTAAGCGAGCTCCTGGCCGGCCGCGACCTGGTCCCCTTCGGCGACGAGCAACTTGTCCAAACGCTCGCCGGCCATGCCGCTGACTTCGATGATTCCGCCGCGCGGCTCCAACCGCCCCAGAGCCGCCACACTGGGGCGCGCACGGCGGACCGAGGTCGTAACACTTTCTGTTCGCGCCGCACTCTCACTGTGCTTGCGACAGGAGATCAGCCCCGGAGCCGACGCAATGAATGCTACCCACACGAAGAATGCCCAGTCTCGTGTTGTCATCGACGCCCTGTTTCGACTCGGGAAAGTAAAGGGGCACCTTCGGCAGAATAGTCAACGTCCGGCATGGCCGCAACGTAACTTCGATGCTTCGTCGATTGCGGGGCGAGTTCGATGTGTTGCGGGGGAAGCGTGCGGTGGGCGTGGCGTCTCTGCGCAGCAGGCACTGCGCTGCCACATCGTGGATGCGGGCCCGCCGAATTCTGCGCTGACGATTGTCCGCTGGACGTCGATCGCTTGCGTCTCGTAGCTGCGGATGCGGGCGCACGTGCCGCGCCTCGTGGCCGGACGGCCAGCGTCCTCTCATCTGGATCAACGGTTCGCGAGTTCACGTCGCGTCGGAGGCGGGCGGCAGCGGGCCCGGCATGCCACGGGCGGAGTGTTTGGTGGGCCGAGAAAATCGGCCCTCGGACCCGGCTCTCACCAAAGCGGTGTCTCCCTTGCCCTGTGAAGATTCATTGGCTCGGTGAGAGATTCTCTAAGGCATTGATATATAAGGTCTTAAGTCGTGTTTCGTAACGGCCTCTCACCATGTTGGTGAAGGTTGGTGAGGGGCCATTTCGGGGTCAAAAACGGAGCTAAGTCCTTCCTGCTGGACGAGATCGAAGGCGGTCTTTGCGTGCCCCCATTTCGTGGCACGGCGCTTGCCAAGTGTTACGAGCGGCCGTGGCGCCAGCGATCAAGCGGGCTGCTCGCGCTACGGCCCAGGAAGTGTTTGCCGCGCGCGGGGCTGCCCAGCGTTCGCTTTGGGCTGGCGCGTGCATGCACGCCATGGCAGGGAGGCTCAACGGCGCAATTGATCTGCGCCGAGGGAATTCGTGTCGCCAACTCTCATCCACACGTTCTAGCTACGACAACACGATGCAACCTTCCAGGGAATTATCAATCGCGCCAGCGATGGCGCAGCCGCGTGCCGTATTGCGCGACGTGGACTCCGCTCAATGCCTGATTGTCGCGACCGACGACGCGCGCCGCGACAACCTGGGCTTCGCGGCGCGCGAAGGCGGATGGGATGTCACCTCGTGCGGCGACGTCGGGTCGGCCGTGACGCATGCCCGGCAGCGGTCGCTGCAAATGGCCATCGTCGATATCAGTGGTTCGGCCTCTGCGGATCGAGCCAGCTTTCGTTTTCTGGTCGAGCAGTTGGCCTGTACCAGCCGCATGTTGTTGCTGGTGTGCGGGAATCTGGACGACCCTCGCGAAGAAGTGTGGGCGAGACATTTGGGCGTGTGGATGTATCTGCCAGGCGCCATCGATGGAACGGAACTTGTCGGTTTGTGTGTTGCCGCGCGCGAGACCGTCGAGCGCTTAGCCGCGGTCAATCGTCAGCAGCGCCCGGCGCATGACATGAAGTTTTAATGAACTTCCCGAGGCGCGTGACCTCGGGGTTCACAACTTGTGTGAGTGGATTGGACGGTTCGGGCGAGACCCATGCCCGAACCCGGCAACTGGGATGGACGGTTCAACTACCGTCCGCAACTAAGAAAGGAACGCAGCATGCCGTCGTACAGCAACCTGTACCAGGACTACAGCGCCGACAACGAGTTCGACTACGGCCGTCGTCAGCCGGAGCGCTCGCCGCAACGGACCCGTCGCTCGACGGTGCGTCGCACGAGCACCTCGAAGTCGTCCAGCTTCAACGGTCTGCATCGCCGCCGCAACAAGCACTGGAACTGGTAGAGGGCTGGCGTGCGCTCTCGGTCGGACAGGAACGGATTCGTGACCGCGGAAATGATCTCCTCGCGTTCACGGCGCACTACCGTCTCCCGTGAAGACTTGCGCACACGCGACGCCTGACTCCTGCGTGGCGAACGATGTACGGGGCGATGACGTAGACCGCGGCCTTGCGGCGTGGTCTACGTCGTCGCCATAGTTTTTTGCTTTAAGCCGCGGAGCAGGCGCGCCCTTGTCGGTGGCTGCTCACTTGGCGCCGCGCTCGAGAATCGCGCGAAAATCGCGCAGCCGGTCGAGATCGATCTCCGGCGCTTCGTGTTCGAGCAAATAGTCGGCGTCTTGCCTGGCCCCGGCGTGCTCGCCCGTTTGCCAACGCAGCACGGCCCGCATGAATCGCTCGCGGTGCGATTCAGGAGTGATGGCCAAGAGCGCGTCCAGGTAGCGCAGCACGGCCTGTTCGTCGCCCTGCCGCTGCGCGACATTGATCAGGTTGTGCAGAATCCTCGCGACGATTGCCCGCTTGGTTATAGCGGCCTTGTGCTCTTCGAGGAGCGGCGTCTTGGTGGCTTCCAGAACCCGCGCGGCGGCTTCCTCGTCGCTGATCACCTGGCCGCCGTCAAACACGTCGATCAGGCGGCTGTCGCCTTTCTCCGGCGTGAAGCGGACGACGAAATGGCCCGGCAATCCCACGCCGTCGACCTTCAGCCCCAGCCGCTTCGCCAGCTCGATGTAGATGACCGACAGCGTGATCGGCAGACCCTGTCGGTCGTCGAGCACGTCGTTGATGTAGCTGTTGGCGCGCTGATAGTAAAACGTCCGGCTGCCGTGAAAGCCGCTCTCTTCGAAAAAAAACTTGTCGAGCGCCGCCAGCCGCGCCGCTTCCTCAGCGCCCTCGGGGAGCGTGGCCTTGAGCTCGGCAGCCATCCGCTCGACCAGGCGCCGATAGAACTCCGCGTCCACGTCCTCGTTATCCAATTGCGCGACACACAGACAGGCCGTTAGTAGATCGGCGCGGTCATCGGGCTGGGCCAAAAGTTTTTCGAGTTCGCCGATCACCTTGGCTTCGCGCAGCTTGCCGCTGAGCACGCGCAACTGCCGGGCCTGCCGCGTCAGACGCTCGGCCCGTTCCACAAGCGCGGCCGGCAACAGGTCGTCGCCCGCAGTGAGCTGCTCAGTGAAAGCCAGGTTAGGTACGGCGCCGACCGGTAGCTCGGTCAGCAACTTGTCGACACGGGCGGCAATGTCCGTGCTTGTGGCCGGCCGAGCAAGCTCTTTGGCAAGCTGAAAATTCTTGAACTCGGCGTGCGTGTCGCGGAATTTGGCCAACCCCACCTGGCCAGCGAGCGGCTGCGGCAAGGGCCAGGTAACGACGACCTGATCGTTCACCGAGCAGACGATTCGCGCCGCCTCGACGCGGACGTGCAGTTTGTTGAACTCGCCAGGCCGGTAGTGGGCGGACGTTTGCTGCGAGAGGATGGTCCAATTCACCAGGTCGGGCCCGTCGAAGCGCGTCAGTCGCAATCCGCCGCCGCTGGGATAAAAGCCGTAATGCTTGTCTTGGCCGTCGGCCGCGAAGACCAGTCCCGCGGCGCCCGCCTCGTCGTCCAAACGGACATTCACGCTCACTTCATAGGGCAGCTGCGGAGGCGATTCGCGCCACAGGCAGAGTGCTCGCCCGCCAAAACCGTCCCCCTCGCCGTCGACCAGGATGCGCCCGCCGCGTGTTCGCCAATTGGCCCCCATCACGACCTGCCACTGATCGGGATCGAGCGCGCCTTGCTTCAACCATTGCGCGATGGGCACCGGATTAGGTTTGGCGACGAGCGGCTTCAGATCATTGATGGCCACGGCAAAGCCAAGGTTCGACGTCACCGTCGATTTCAGCGTCAAGATGCCCTCGACGCGTCCCTGCATGTCAAGCAATGGTCCGCCGCTGTTTCCCGGCTCGATGGGGATGGCGAGTTGGATCATCGAGCGGCCGTCGATTTCGCGCATTCCCGAGACGACCCCCGAAACGACGCTGTGCCGCAGCCCTTGGGGATTGCCGAGCGCGACAACGGCTTGCCCTGCGCGCAACTGCTCGGAATCACCCAGCGGCAATGGTTGCAGCCCGCGCGCGTCGATACGGAGTATCGCCAGATCGAGGTGACGATCGAAGGCGTGTATCGCCGTCACATCGTAGCGCTTACCGCTGGCGAGCTGCACTTCGATCGGGCGGTTCGCGCCGATCACGTGCATGTTGGTGGCGATCAGCCCGTCGGCCGAGATGACGAAGCCGCTTCCGAGCCCTCGCGGCCGACCATCGCCGCCGCGGACCGAGATCACGGCCAGCGAGGGCCGCGCCCGCTGATAGACTTCCTCGACGTTGAGGGAGTCTTTTTCGGGTAACGCGTTCTCGGCCTTCGACGCGGCGGGCGACTGTGGGTCGTCATCATCGCCGCGCGCCGCGCTCACGCCCAATCCCATGACGACAGCGAGACAACAGGCCCAGGCGCGTGCAGCAGGGATCATGGAAAGCCTCTTCTCGTAATTCGTGCGGCGCGTCTGAATAACTTGCCGAGCCGTCAAGGTAACGTTCGGGCCGTTTGACACTCCTGGCGCGCGTCTCCATGATAAGAGTCCACCAGGCCGGAGGCAAAACGCCCGCTTCTGCTGCAAAAGTATTTCCGTAGCCGGGGTCTGCGACCCCTGGTCTGGAAAAGCGCGAGAGATCCCGGCCGCGCAGAGGCCGGCCACAGAAAGGCAAGGCACGTCGCGTCGTGCCCCACGCGTTCCCTTATGCCGGACGAACTTTGTTTTTTGACCGCCGAGCAACTGGCGGCAGAAATCCGCGCCCGGCGCCTTTCGCCCGTCGAGGCCGTCGACGCGGCGCTTGCCCAGGCCGATCGTCTGAACGGGCAACTGAACGCCATTGTCACCCGTTGCGACGAGCGGGCGCGCGATGCGGCACGCGCGGCGGAAACGGCCGTGATGCGCGGCGAAGACTTGCCGCCCCTCCTGGGCGTGCCGATTACGGTCAAAGACCTGCACCTGACGGCGGGCATTCGCACCACGCTCGGCTCGAAGTTGTTCGAAGACTTCGTGCCGCACAACGACCAGCCGATCGTCGAACGTTTGAAGCGCGCCGGCGCCATCATCATCGGCAAGACGAACACCTCGGAATTCGGGCTGATTCCGCTTGCGGCCAATGCTTTGTTCGGCGAGTCGAACAATCCGTGGGATCTGACATACAACACGGGCGGATCGAGCGGCGGCGCGGCGGCGGCCGTCGCTTGCGGCATGGGCCCCCTGGCCACGGCCAGCGACGGCGGCGGGTCGATCCGGATTCCGGCCAGCTTTTGCGGCGTCTTTGGTCTCAAGCCGCAAATGGGTCGCGTGCCGCATGTGCCGTTTCCGCGCGGCTGGGAATCGTTGTCGCATCAAGGGGTGCTGAGCCGCACGGTGCGCGACACGGCGCTGGCACTCGACGTATTGGCCGGCGCGCATCGGCTGGATCGCTGGAGCCTGCCCACGACGGGCCGCAGCTTTTTAGAGGCTTGCACGGGCGACGCGCGCGGGCTGCGCCTGGCGTGGTGCCCACGGCTGGGAAACTTGCCCGTCGAGCATCAGGTGATGGCAGTCTGCCAACAGGCGGCTGAGCATTTCGAGGCGCTCGGCTGCCACGTGACGCCGCTGGAACTCGATCTACCGGACCTGGGCCCGGCGCAACAAACGATCGTGCTGTGCGAAGCGGCGGTCGGCATGCAAGCCCGCCGCGCCGAATGGGAGCAAACCATTTTTCCGCCGACGCGGAAGATGCTGCCCAACGCCGACAAGCTGACCTATTACGACCTTGTGAAAGCCAACTGGGCGCGCGAAGAATACTGGGAGAGGTTTTCGCCGGTGTTCGACCAGTTCGATGCCGTGTTGACGCCCACCGCGCCGATCACGGCGACGCTCAACGGCACGCTCGGGCCGAGAGTCATCGAAGAGCAGACGGTGCGCGCGCTCTCCTGGCTGGGACACGTCGTGCCGGCCAACATGACGTGGCAGCCGGCGGCGAGCCTGCCGGTGGGCTTTGACGGACAGAACCTGCCAGTCGGCTTGCAAATCATCGGCCGGCAACACGACGAATGGACGGTGCTGCGCCTGGCAAGCGCCTATGAAGCGGCCCACCCCTGGACCGACAAGCGACCGCCGATCGTCGCTCAGAAAGGATCATCGTGAAGCGTTGGCAAGTGGCCGTTTATCCTGGCGACGGAATTGGACCGGAAGTGATCGCGCAGGCGGTGCGCGTTCTGCAGGCCGTCGAAGAGCGGCAGCAGGAGTGGTCGCTCGAATTGGTCGAGTTTCCGTGGGGCGTAAACTTCTACCGCGAGACGGGCCGCGTCGTTCCGGAGGATTTTCTCGACGTTCTGCGTCCCTTCGATGCCATTCTGCTAGGCGCGGTTGGCTGGCCCGCAGAATTGCCCGACCATGTGACGCTTGCCCCACTGGTCACCTTGCGGCAGCGATTCGATCAATATGCGTGCGTCCGGCCCGCGAAACTGTTTGCCGGGCTTAATAGCCTGTTGGCTGGCAAAGGGCCGGCCGACGTCGACCTGGTCGTCGTGCGCGAGAACTCGGAAGGGGAATACGTCGACAACGGCGGCCGCATCCGCCGCGGCACGCCCGACGAATACGCGGTGCAGACCGCGATCCACACGCGGCGCGGAGTGGAACGTATCTTGCGATTCGGTTTTGAGCTCGCGCGGTCGCGGCGCCGGCATTTGACCATGATCACCAAGAGCAATGCGCAGCGTTACGCCTATGTCTTGTGGGACGACGTGCTGGATGAAATTTCACCGCAATATGCCGACGTTGCGATCGACAAGCAGCACGCCGATGCCGCTGCGATGAACCTGGTGCGCCGGCCCGAGACATTTGACGTCGTGGTAGCGTCGAATCTCTTCGGCGACATCCTCACCGACCTGGCCGGCACGATCGCCGGCGGACTGGGCCTGGCGCCGAGCACGAATACGAATCCCGAGCGGCGCTTTCCCAGCATGTTCGAACCGGTGCATGGCTCGGCCCCCGATATTGCCGGCCGTGGCATTGCCAACCCGATTGCCGCCGTGTTGAGCGCCGGCATGATGCTCGAGTGGCTGGGCGCGGCCGACGCCGCGAGTCAGATTCGCACTGCCGTCGAACGGACATTGGCAGCCGGACATAAGACCGCCGATCTGGGCGGTAAGCTGTCGACCGAGCAAATGGGTGACCGGCTAGTCGAGGCGGTTGGACGAGGTCAGTAGGAACGCACGTGCGCTGCGATTTGAGATGCAACACTGGTGGACAAGCCACCAGTGGCACTAGTGGCACTCACAGCCGCCGACAGGGTGTCTAACATTCCCTGTCTGTTTGCTGGCTTGACGTTGATCATTTACCATACCGTCTGCGGTGACGCCCTTTCCCTTCGCGCTGGAGAGTCAACGATGTCGCAGATCTCTCGCCGCCGGTTTGCTCAGGATTCGCTGGCTACGCTGCTGACGATGTCTCTCCTGGAAACGGTTTTCCAGCACGAGGTTCTCGGGGCCGACGTCCGTCCGGCCGCGGCCGGGTGGTTGCGCGACATCGAGCAATTGGGCGAGGACTTGAAGGGGCAAAAGCTCGAACAACTTGTCTGGCAGCAGAAAGTCGAAGAGCTGTTCCGACAGGTGCCGCTGGCCGACATCCTGGCGCTCATTGATTTTGATCAGTTGTCGAGCGGCGTCAAATTCGTCGACAACGGCGCCTTGAGCTTGCGCTTCAAGTTCCCTGAGGTCGAAGGGGTGCCGAAGAATCTCGTCTACGGAAAGCAAATCTTCGCGCTCAAGAAAGATCGCTCGGTCGTGCCGCACGGCCATAACAACATGGCCACGGCGTTCTTGATTCTGAAAGGCGACCTGCGCGGACGGCACTACGATCGGCTGAAGGACGAGCCGGAGCATTACATCATCCGGCCCACGGTCGATCGCACGTTCACGCCGGGCGAATGTTCGACGGTGTCGGACTTCAAGGACAACGTCCACTGGTTCAAGGCAATCACCGAGCCAGCGTTCATCTTCAACTTGCACGTACTGTCGGTGAATCCCGACAATCGCGAGCCGACGGGCCGGCTGTACCTCGATCCCGAAGGCGAAAAACTCGCCGGCGGCCTGGTGCGCGCCCGGCAGTTGAGCTACGACGAGGCGCACCGGCTGTACGGCTAGCCGCCTGTCGCACATTTGATGCAAGGTTCGGGTGCCATGGCCATGTTCGCCGTGGCCATGCTGATTTCGCAAGGGACTAAGCGACTTTACGACCTGCATGCTCACGCAAGCGTGAGCATGGCACCGCGAATCTTCACTGTGACAGAACACCAGCAACCCGCGCCGTCGCGTCACGTAATCTCGATCACGCGGGCCATGCCGGTTGCGACGTGCCATTCGATGTGGCAATGAAAGAACCAGCGGCCGGGATTCTTCGCGCGCCATTCCAACAGTACGGTCTTGCCCGCCGGAATGTTGATCGTGTCTTTCTGCGGCGCACTGGTGAGGTTCGGGCGATCGGGATCGCCCAATACCGAAAAGTAATGCCCGTGCAGGTGGAACGGATGATCCATGCCTGTCGGGTTCTCCATGACGAAGCGCACGACTTCATCCGTCTTGAGTGAGATCGTGTCGGCCTGTGGATAGACCTGATCGTTGATGCTCCAGACGAAGGGCTGCATCGAGCCGCCCAGGCGCAGCCGGATCTCGCGCGGTTTTTTCACGGTCGGTACCGGATCGCGGGCGCGCATCTCTTCCGGCCGGAGCGCGCGCTCGCCCCAGACAACCGGCGTCGCGGCCGGCTCGCCTGCCGGTGCGTCGGGATAACGCAAGAGGGCCCGGGCCTCGTCGCCGGCCAGAGTCGCGGCGCGGATCCAGGATGTGCCCGATTTGTCGGCGCGGAGCAGCACG
This is a stretch of genomic DNA from Pirellulales bacterium. It encodes these proteins:
- a CDS encoding ABC transporter permease, producing MHEPRRLLVAVCGIGFAVVLMFMQLGFRNALFDSTVALHRMLDADLVMISSARYTLSVKETFTRRRLAQALGCPDVVTAWPLYIETGQSIWKNPETGQGHPIRALAFDPRAPVLPIEAEAAAALQVPGTLLMDRRSKEDYGEPRVGDRVELSDHATRVVGLFDLGTDFANDGNVIVSTDEYRRLFTVPGARRDKLADVDVGLLKLKPGVREHEALATLQATLPDDVRVMTRQQFIDQELGFWRRSTPIG
- the devC gene encoding ABC transporter permease DevC — encoded protein: MKTQLAWLNLLHQKTRSVVAVAGVAFAVVLVLLQLGFLASVRQTATRIYDHLDFDLLLASPQYLHLAKAGTIERVRLAQAASLPEVAGTGALDVGFQLWRNVETGQRRGIMLMAIDPHDHVFALPEVLDQQERLEKADAVLLDRLSRSEFGPLDEGVSSEVGRHRVEVVGDFTLGTGFGADGALLASRSTFRRLLPFRRPSEISLGLVRLKPGEEPDAVAQSLRAMLPRDVQVFTRDELGAHERRHWMTKTSVGVIFGFGVFVALLVGTAIVYQVLSSDISSRIAEYATLKAIGYPRRYLSRLVLEQALMLALAGFVPGFLLAELLYRVTEHMTHIPIEMTLGRAAGVLLLSIIMCSISGMASLAKVHSADPADLF
- a CDS encoding efflux RND transporter periplasmic adaptor subunit, whose translation is MTTRDWAFFVWVAFIASAPGLISCRKHSESAARTESVTTSVRRARPSVAALGRLEPRGGIIEVSGMAGERLDKLLVAEGDQVAAGQELAYLSSYPLRQSEQQLAETQLAEARARGQAERAYAEALVAEAEAALEELQVADLDKSALAAKIDALESNLTIAQRDQERLAGAGAAVSPQEQEHQELLVKQARAELHSARTQMAKLDASRAAHEREGKAKLQTARANLDRVKSSTQLESLEKGAAAAAQKLEMSIVRAPRDGRILEILARVGETIGPRPILRLGDTAQMYATAEIYETDVYLVHPGQSALVTSDALSAPIQGTVESVGKTISKNQVVSLDPTAAADARVLRARIRLDESGEAGDLVDLQVDVLIDTESSESAAPADEQAKNQ
- a CDS encoding transglutaminase family protein, coding for MIPAARAWACCLAVVMGLGVSAARGDDDDPQSPAASKAENALPEKDSLNVEEVYQRARPSLAVISVRGGDGRPRGLGSGFVISADGLIATNMHVIGANRPIEVQLASGKRYDVTAIHAFDRHLDLAILRIDARGLQPLPLGDSEQLRAGQAVVALGNPQGLRHSVVSGVVSGMREIDGRSMIQLAIPIEPGNSGGPLLDMQGRVEGILTLKSTVTSNLGFAVAINDLKPLVAKPNPVPIAQWLKQGALDPDQWQVVMGANWRTRGGRILVDGEGDGFGGRALCLWRESPPQLPYEVSVNVRLDDEAGAAGLVFAADGQDKHYGFYPSGGGLRLTRFDGPDLVNWTILSQQTSAHYRPGEFNKLHVRVEAARIVCSVNDQVVVTWPLPQPLAGQVGLAKFRDTHAEFKNFQLAKELARPATSTDIAARVDKLLTELPVGAVPNLAFTEQLTAGDDLLPAALVERAERLTRQARQLRVLSGKLREAKVIGELEKLLAQPDDRADLLTACLCVAQLDNEDVDAEFYRRLVERMAAELKATLPEGAEEAARLAALDKFFFEESGFHGSRTFYYQRANSYINDVLDDRQGLPITLSVIYIELAKRLGLKVDGVGLPGHFVVRFTPEKGDSRLIDVFDGGQVISDEEAAARVLEATKTPLLEEHKAAITKRAIVARILHNLINVAQRQGDEQAVLRYLDALLAITPESHRERFMRAVLRWQTGEHAGARQDADYLLEHEAPEIDLDRLRDFRAILERGAK
- a CDS encoding amidase, with protein sequence MPDELCFLTAEQLAAEIRARRLSPVEAVDAALAQADRLNGQLNAIVTRCDERARDAARAAETAVMRGEDLPPLLGVPITVKDLHLTAGIRTTLGSKLFEDFVPHNDQPIVERLKRAGAIIIGKTNTSEFGLIPLAANALFGESNNPWDLTYNTGGSSGGAAAAVACGMGPLATASDGGGSIRIPASFCGVFGLKPQMGRVPHVPFPRGWESLSHQGVLSRTVRDTALALDVLAGAHRLDRWSLPTTGRSFLEACTGDARGLRLAWCPRLGNLPVEHQVMAVCQQAAEHFEALGCHVTPLELDLPDLGPAQQTIVLCEAAVGMQARRAEWEQTIFPPTRKMLPNADKLTYYDLVKANWAREEYWERFSPVFDQFDAVLTPTAPITATLNGTLGPRVIEEQTVRALSWLGHVVPANMTWQPAASLPVGFDGQNLPVGLQIIGRQHDEWTVLRLASAYEAAHPWTDKRPPIVAQKGSS
- a CDS encoding tartrate dehydrogenase; this translates as MKRWQVAVYPGDGIGPEVIAQAVRVLQAVEERQQEWSLELVEFPWGVNFYRETGRVVPEDFLDVLRPFDAILLGAVGWPAELPDHVTLAPLVTLRQRFDQYACVRPAKLFAGLNSLLAGKGPADVDLVVVRENSEGEYVDNGGRIRRGTPDEYAVQTAIHTRRGVERILRFGFELARSRRRHLTMITKSNAQRYAYVLWDDVLDEISPQYADVAIDKQHADAAAMNLVRRPETFDVVVASNLFGDILTDLAGTIAGGLGLAPSTNTNPERRFPSMFEPVHGSAPDIAGRGIANPIAAVLSAGMMLEWLGAADAASQIRTAVERTLAAGHKTADLGGKLSTEQMGDRLVEAVGRGQ